In Thermotoga sp., a single genomic region encodes these proteins:
- the lepB gene encoding signal peptidase I codes for MNLKKESVEWIKALLYALVAATIVRLYIFETMLVPTGSMIPTIQIGDRLFVEKITYTVREPQVGEIVVFWSPFVDERASHMLRLFDKFMDLFSPAKFRGHVKYVKRLVGKGGDVLEIKNGKLYVNGKIPGVLKDRYYEPEGIFKYEDFYEWLYTASKLRKDKEAYRNFIYDLARKHGRAAAVLVFSLIGEESLKYGEPFLPGLLNYFDPSMVYYDEKTQTYYIPGMIYHTFYEEYYSKLDLKKYIKKTKDGTVRIRIPEGFYFLMGDNTKESLDCRYFGFVPKDHIIGWPILRIWPLERFGPIQKY; via the coding sequence ATGAATCTGAAAAAGGAATCCGTAGAATGGATTAAAGCATTGCTTTACGCACTTGTTGCTGCAACAATCGTGAGGTTGTACATATTTGAAACCATGCTGGTGCCAACAGGATCAATGATTCCAACGATCCAGATCGGTGATCGCCTTTTTGTGGAGAAGATCACCTATACCGTTCGAGAACCTCAGGTAGGAGAAATCGTTGTATTCTGGTCACCCTTCGTGGATGAGCGTGCAAGTCACATGCTTCGATTGTTTGACAAATTCATGGACCTCTTTTCCCCGGCAAAGTTCAGAGGACACGTTAAATACGTGAAGCGCCTAGTCGGTAAGGGTGGAGATGTCCTAGAGATAAAGAACGGAAAGCTGTACGTCAACGGGAAAATCCCGGGGGTCTTGAAAGACAGGTACTACGAACCAGAAGGAATCTTCAAATACGAGGATTTCTACGAGTGGCTCTACACTGCAAGCAAGTTGAGAAAGGACAAGGAAGCGTACAGAAATTTTATATACGATCTTGCAAGAAAGCACGGAAGAGCCGCAGCTGTGCTGGTGTTTTCCCTTATCGGGGAGGAGAGTTTGAAGTATGGTGAGCCATTCCTCCCCGGTCTGTTGAATTACTTCGATCCTTCAATGGTTTACTACGACGAGAAGACCCAAACTTATTACATCCCTGGTATGATCTACCACACGTTCTACGAAGAATACTATTCGAAGCTGGACCTTAAGAAGTACATCAAAAAAACAAAGGATGGTACAGTGAGGATAAGAATCCCGGAAGGTTTCTACTTTTTGATGGGTGACAACACGAAGGAAAGCCTGGACTGTAGGTACTTTGGCTTTGTTCCAAAAGATCACATCATTGGTTGGCCCATTCTGAGGATCTGGCCACTTGAGAGGTTCGGCCCCATTCAAAAATACTGA
- a CDS encoding PQQ-binding-like beta-propeller repeat protein, which produces MWKIAVFFSVLLVTLSFSIQLMVIYDNVASLVTIEGEEMKKISKIALPFLPSKGIVISNKAYFVNRKELVVYDLENKEIVKKLQLWVEDLRWSDNSLLILSKKKIFLVDPATFNYSVVNLLEDPVDVETYENELIVSYGKYVSLVKGGEEIWKIEAPSNVVDISMNPKRRALAGITEDGTLFLVDLENTFAPKVVFFTKVENAKNVEWLGNLLFVSSGSRIIIMNAEKLNAPEITKEYNMEISSIVKTDGSIFFTSGNILYRIDSTLSMKRLSVAQRVFLVLSPAREVITAGELLWKRSLDSEVRASPVVTDRFVFVADVEGVVHAMSLDGKRLWDYRTGFVITAPPKVYLDRIYVTSWDNFLYALSEDGNLVWKVKLESDVSRPFEVNSYGVYLATDGGKVYLIDHNSGILWQFKDDEWVSTGITIDETGIVYFGTLRNLYSLYPNGSIRWKTKTGYLLITKPSVVENNIFAGSNSGWLFCVDRSRGNVIWKRKLPLTLNSSLSVYKNLLITNGNDGIYLIDLQGNVKKIVSVESPSPVAVSKEGFLFFVSNGILFSYTIDGQKRWERKVGETTAGPAIGEERVIVATRDGTVYCFFDSVQP; this is translated from the coding sequence ATGTGGAAGATTGCAGTCTTTTTTTCTGTTCTCTTGGTTACTCTTTCTTTTTCCATCCAGTTGATGGTGATCTACGATAATGTGGCCTCTCTGGTGACGATCGAAGGAGAAGAGATGAAGAAGATCTCCAAAATTGCCCTTCCCTTCCTACCTTCGAAAGGCATAGTGATCTCAAACAAAGCCTACTTTGTGAACAGAAAGGAACTGGTGGTGTACGACTTGGAGAACAAAGAAATTGTCAAAAAACTCCAATTGTGGGTTGAGGATCTGAGATGGAGTGATAACAGTCTTTTGATCCTCTCTAAAAAGAAGATCTTCCTCGTGGATCCCGCCACGTTCAACTACAGCGTCGTAAATCTGCTTGAAGATCCGGTGGATGTGGAAACCTATGAGAATGAATTGATCGTGAGCTATGGAAAATACGTCTCTCTTGTGAAAGGCGGTGAGGAAATCTGGAAAATAGAAGCACCTTCCAACGTTGTTGATATCTCTATGAACCCAAAAAGAAGAGCACTCGCTGGAATCACAGAGGATGGGACTCTCTTTCTCGTTGATCTGGAAAACACTTTTGCACCGAAGGTTGTGTTCTTCACTAAAGTCGAAAATGCAAAAAATGTGGAGTGGTTAGGAAACCTTCTTTTTGTTTCCTCCGGGAGCAGGATAATCATCATGAATGCTGAAAAGTTGAATGCCCCGGAGATAACTAAAGAATACAACATGGAAATCTCCTCGATTGTGAAGACGGATGGTTCCATTTTCTTCACATCGGGGAATATCCTCTACAGAATAGACTCAACACTTTCAATGAAAAGGTTGAGTGTGGCTCAGAGGGTGTTTTTGGTCCTCTCACCCGCAAGAGAGGTGATCACAGCAGGCGAGCTTCTCTGGAAGAGAAGTTTGGACTCCGAGGTGAGAGCTTCCCCCGTTGTCACTGACAGGTTCGTTTTCGTAGCGGATGTTGAAGGAGTTGTACATGCCATGTCACTGGATGGAAAAAGGTTATGGGACTACAGGACAGGTTTTGTGATAACCGCACCCCCAAAGGTTTATCTGGATCGCATCTATGTGACGAGCTGGGACAATTTCCTATACGCCCTCTCCGAAGATGGCAATCTTGTCTGGAAGGTGAAGCTGGAATCGGATGTCTCAAGACCGTTTGAAGTGAATTCGTACGGAGTCTATCTTGCAACCGATGGAGGAAAGGTGTATTTGATTGATCACAATTCTGGCATACTTTGGCAGTTTAAAGACGATGAATGGGTGTCAACAGGAATCACTATCGACGAAACCGGCATTGTCTATTTCGGAACTTTGAGAAATTTATACTCCCTCTATCCGAATGGTTCCATAAGATGGAAAACGAAAACCGGTTATCTTTTAATAACGAAACCCAGCGTTGTTGAAAACAACATCTTTGCTGGTAGCAACTCCGGATGGTTGTTCTGTGTTGACAGATCCAGAGGAAACGTGATCTGGAAAAGAAAGCTTCCTCTAACTCTCAACTCGAGCCTATCCGTTTACAAAAATCTTCTGATCACAAACGGAAACGATGGGATATACCTGATTGACCTTCAAGGAAATGTGAAAAAAATCGTTTCTGTCGAGTCTCCATCTCCTGTTGCCGTCTCGAAAGAGGGATTCTTATTCTTTGTTTCAAATGGAATCCTCTTCTCCTACACAATCGATGGTCAGAAGAGATGGGAAAGAAAGGTGGGGGAAACCACCGCTGGACCAGCTATAGGGGAAGAGCGTGTGATCGTTGCCACACGAGATGGAACCGTCTATTGCTTTTTCGATTCAGTTCAACCATAA
- the truA gene encoding tRNA pseudouridine(38-40) synthase TruA, which produces MRRVAAIVEYDGSNFFGFQGQPGVRTVQGVIEDALERIFKQRVYTQAAGRTDAGVHANGQLIAFNCPNDRMTTEDIKNAMNANLPDDVYVKRVFEVPKNFHPRFDVKKRIYHYFIYTSREKNVFLRKHVWWFPYELDLEAMREAARYLEGTHDFTSFKTGSDERDPVRTIYKIRILRLRENLILIRVEGRSFLRRMVRNIVAALVKVGLKQWEPGKMKEVLEARDRSAAAGTAPAHGLYFYKVLF; this is translated from the coding sequence GTGAGAAGGGTGGCAGCAATCGTCGAGTACGACGGGAGTAATTTCTTTGGTTTCCAGGGACAACCTGGTGTGAGGACCGTTCAGGGAGTCATAGAAGACGCGTTAGAAAGAATTTTCAAACAAAGGGTCTATACGCAAGCAGCGGGCAGAACGGATGCTGGTGTTCATGCGAACGGTCAACTGATAGCTTTCAACTGTCCAAACGACAGGATGACCACAGAGGATATCAAGAACGCTATGAATGCGAACCTTCCGGATGATGTGTATGTGAAGAGAGTATTCGAGGTGCCAAAAAACTTTCATCCACGGTTTGATGTCAAAAAAAGGATCTATCACTATTTCATATACACCTCCAGAGAAAAAAACGTTTTCCTCAGAAAGCACGTCTGGTGGTTCCCCTACGAACTGGATCTCGAGGCGATGAGAGAGGCCGCAAGGTATCTAGAAGGAACACACGACTTCACATCTTTCAAGACAGGAAGTGACGAAAGGGATCCGGTGAGAACCATTTACAAGATCAGGATCCTGAGGCTCAGGGAAAACCTTATTCTCATCAGAGTCGAGGGGAGATCTTTCCTGAGAAGAATGGTGAGAAACATCGTTGCGGCTTTGGTGAAGGTGGGATTGAAACAGTGGGAACCAGGAAAAATGAAGGAGGTGCTTGAGGCACGAGACAGAAGCGCGGCGGCTGGTACCGCACCTGCACATGGTTTGTACTTCTACAAAGTGCTGTTTTGA
- a CDS encoding TlyA family RNA methyltransferase produces the protein MADKKRLDLLVLERGLVESREKAKALILAGKILVNGERITKASKLVPENSQLELLEEPKYVSRGGYKLESAFDRFKINVSGKVACDIGASTGGFTDFLLKNGARKVFAVDVGYGQLHWKLRNDPRVVVMERVNARYLRWEDLGEKVDLVTCDVSFISVKKILPTIHDILKDQGDAIVLVKPQFEAPRRFVKKGVVKDPEVHVKVLVDVQRSLIDNGFIVKDCWFSKIKGAEGNMEFFFWVRKEGKSQSVDFRKVVEEAWKFFREMKS, from the coding sequence ATGGCTGATAAGAAGAGATTAGATCTGCTCGTTTTGGAAAGAGGACTTGTGGAAAGTCGTGAAAAGGCAAAAGCGTTGATTTTGGCAGGGAAGATTCTGGTGAACGGTGAGAGAATAACGAAAGCAAGCAAACTCGTTCCAGAAAACTCACAATTGGAACTTCTAGAAGAACCCAAGTACGTGAGCAGAGGGGGATACAAACTCGAATCTGCGTTCGATCGATTCAAAATAAACGTCTCCGGAAAAGTCGCGTGTGATATAGGTGCTTCCACTGGTGGATTCACAGACTTTCTCCTGAAAAACGGTGCTCGAAAAGTCTTCGCTGTTGACGTGGGATATGGTCAGCTCCACTGGAAGTTGAGAAACGACCCGAGAGTGGTGGTGATGGAAAGGGTCAACGCCCGGTACCTGAGGTGGGAAGATCTGGGGGAGAAGGTTGACCTCGTAACCTGCGACGTTTCGTTCATATCCGTAAAAAAGATTCTCCCCACCATCCATGACATCTTGAAAGACCAGGGTGATGCGATCGTACTGGTGAAACCTCAGTTCGAAGCACCGAGAAGGTTTGTGAAAAAAGGTGTCGTGAAAGATCCCGAGGTTCACGTGAAAGTGCTGGTAGATGTACAGAGAAGCTTGATAGACAACGGATTCATCGTGAAGGATTGCTGGTTCTCTAAAATAAAAGGCGCGGAAGGCAACATGGAGTTTTTCTTTTGGGTGAGGAAAGAAGGCAAGAGTCAAAGCGTAGATTTCCGGAAAGTGGTGGAGGAAGCCTGGAAATTTTTCAGGGAGATGAAATCATGA